A single window of Methanomassiliicoccaceae archaeon DNA harbors:
- a CDS encoding ABC transporter permease, whose translation MGVSLKDIRYDEDKKSHRMVRKGIITVVSLVVFVLIWWNLSLILNNPAIPTPKMTWDALVFLFQNGDAVSGMTMWGHMGISLERFFAGLLIALALAVPFGLLLGYSDTLKEFSSPTLEALRPIAPIAWAPIFLFTVGYTWGPVLVVFVGIFFPILTNTIFGVKKIDPNWLDAAKTLGASKVQTFVKVMLPAAVPYIMNGLRIGMGVGWMCIVASELYASFGGGVGYFISIQAQMGYWPNVYAGIVIIAILGILTTSLADYVHKVITRRMGIE comes from the coding sequence ATGGGAGTATCACTGAAAGACATCCGCTACGACGAGGACAAAAAGAGTCACCGCATGGTGCGGAAGGGCATAATCACCGTCGTATCGCTCGTCGTGTTCGTCCTGATATGGTGGAACCTGTCGCTGATACTGAACAATCCGGCGATCCCCACGCCCAAGATGACGTGGGACGCGCTGGTGTTCCTGTTCCAGAACGGCGATGCGGTCTCCGGAATGACCATGTGGGGCCATATGGGGATAAGCCTCGAGAGGTTCTTCGCCGGACTGTTGATTGCGCTCGCGCTCGCAGTGCCGTTCGGACTGCTTCTCGGATACTCGGATACTCTGAAGGAGTTCTCGTCCCCGACCTTGGAAGCTCTCAGGCCCATCGCGCCGATCGCATGGGCGCCGATCTTCCTTTTCACCGTCGGTTACACCTGGGGGCCGGTCCTCGTGGTGTTCGTGGGGATATTCTTCCCGATACTGACGAACACGATATTCGGTGTTAAAAAGATAGACCCGAACTGGTTGGACGCCGCCAAAACGCTTGGAGCGTCCAAGGTCCAGACGTTCGTGAAGGTAATGCTTCCCGCAGCGGTGCCGTACATAATGAACGGCCTCCGCATAGGTATGGGAGTAGGATGGATGTGTATCGTCGCGTCCGAACTGTACGCATCGTTCGGCGGAGGCGTGGGATACTTCATCAGCATCCAGGCGCAGATGGGATACTGGCCTAACGTTTACGCTGGCATAGTGATCATCGCGATACTCGGTATACTGACAACCAGCCTTGCTGATTATGTGCATAAGGTCATCACCAGAAGGATGGGGATAGAATGA
- a CDS encoding ABC transporter ATP-binding protein encodes MSEKIVINHLRKVYKTDEQETVALEDFSLEIDKGELVSIVGPSGCGKTTLLRLVAGLMEPSSGEVVIGGSKCTGPGPDRGMVFQEFALFPWRSVRKNVEFGLEIAGVPAEERRMTAERYIKAVGLEGFEDHRVHELSGGMKQRVGIARALVTKPDVLLMDEPFGALDAQTRNIMQGELLRIVEKTDTTILFVTHSVDEAVYLSDRIVVLTKRPASIKDIVEIDIPRPRDRASPEFIKLRKHILNQLEDENVRPIVHTEALNGQ; translated from the coding sequence ATGAGCGAAAAAATTGTGATAAACCATCTGAGGAAGGTCTACAAGACAGACGAACAGGAAACGGTGGCGCTGGAAGATTTCTCCCTCGAGATCGATAAAGGGGAGCTCGTCTCGATCGTCGGGCCGTCGGGGTGCGGAAAGACGACCCTGCTGAGGCTGGTAGCGGGCCTGATGGAGCCATCCTCGGGCGAGGTCGTCATCGGCGGCAGTAAGTGCACCGGGCCGGGCCCGGACAGGGGCATGGTGTTCCAGGAGTTCGCACTGTTCCCGTGGCGCTCGGTAAGGAAAAACGTAGAGTTCGGCCTGGAGATCGCCGGTGTTCCTGCGGAAGAGCGCAGGATGACCGCGGAACGTTACATCAAGGCGGTGGGCCTCGAAGGGTTCGAGGACCACAGAGTGCACGAGCTATCGGGAGGAATGAAGCAGCGCGTGGGCATCGCAAGGGCGCTTGTGACCAAACCCGACGTGCTGCTGATGGACGAGCCGTTCGGCGCATTGGACGCCCAGACCCGCAACATCATGCAGGGGGAGCTTCTCAGGATAGTCGAAAAGACGGACACGACGATATTATTCGTCACGCATTCGGTGGACGAGGCCGTTTACCTTTCCGACAGGATAGTGGTTCTGACCAAACGCCCGGCAAGCATCAAGGATATTGTCGAAATAGATATTCCGAGGCCCAGGGACCGCGCCTCGCCCGAGTTCATCAAACTGCGCAAGCACATATTGAACCAACTGGAGGACGAGAACGTCAGACCCATCGTGCACACGGAGGCTCTGAACGGGCAATAA